The genomic interval GCCCTTCGGCACCACCTGGTCGGCGATATAGGCGCAATTTGCCGCTTTGGCAGCGCCACCGTAGAGGCTCTGAATGATGGCATCGCGATTGATCGCATGCATCACCGCCTGACGGACCCGGACATCCTTCCAGATCGGCGAATCGTGGTTGAAGCCGAGATAGTTGACGACGAAGGAATTGCCTTCGATGACGCGGAAATCCTGATTGTTGTTGAAGGCGTTCAGATCGTTGGAATCGACATAGGTAAACTGGATTTCGCCGGCGCGGAGCGCGGCAATGGCTGCGGCCGGGTTGGCGAAATAGCGGTTGATGATCTTCTCGAGCGCCGGCTTGCCGCCCCGGTAGTCGGTGTTGGCGACGAGTTCGACATATTGGTCGGTGACGTACTTGCTGAACTTGAACGGCCCGGTGCCGATCGGCGAGGTGGACCACCATGTGTTCTTGGCAAGCTGATCCGCCGGGATCTGCGAAAGCGCGTGTTCCGGCAGCATCATCACCTTCGTCAGCGCGTCCATCAGGCTTGCGGACGGGGCCGAGAGCTTGATGACGAGGGTCTTGTCGTCCTCGGCCTCGACCGAGGAAACGGCGTTCAGCCGAGCTGCCAGAACGGAGCCGGTCTTGGCGTTCTTGGCAAGCTCGATGGTGAACTTGGCGTCCTTCGCCGTAAAGGGCTTGCCGTCATGCCATTTCGCGTCGGCGAGCTTGAACGTGTAGGTCAATTGGTCGGAACTGACTTCGTAGGACGAGGCGAGCTGGCCGACGACCTTCTCGAGCTTCTCGTCATAGGCCACCAGCGGCTCGAAATAGATGCTGAGCCAGGTGAAGCCTCCCGTCGCGGCCAGCGGATTGAAGTTGCCCTGAAAACCGCCGGGCCCGACATCGAAGCCGCCCGACAGCGTGGCTGCCTGTGCGGGGCCGGTGAAGGCCGGGCCGGCGGTCGTTGCCATCATCGCAGCAAGCGCGATGGCGGATGATAGTCTTTGCAGTCGTTTCATTGTGTTCCTCCCACATTTGCACTTTTCTTGTTGGCGGCAATCACCCGGGAAATGCCGTCGTAATGGCGGTCCAGGCGCTTCTGCGCTTCCGCGACGTCCCTCGCCTCGATCGCATCGACGATCGCCGCGTGATCCCTCCAGGTCGCGACGGGATCGACATTGTCGAGGTTTACGAAATCGGAGGCCTTGTAGAAGGCGAGCCAGAACACGTCGATCAGCCGGGCAAGCGTCTCGTTGTTCTGGCAGCGGAAGAGCAGGGTATGAAAAAGCTGGTCTTCATCGGCAAAGGACTGACCACGCTCGGCATGGACGCGCATGCGGTCCACGGTAGCGCGCAGCTCCGCAATATCGTCGTCGCCGATCATCTCCAGCGTCTTGCCGATCAGGCCGACTTCCAGGGTCCGGCGGATCTCGATTACCTCTTCGATCTGCCGCAGCGCGCCGCCGAGGCCATAGGCGAGATTGTCGAGGAGCGGCTCGAACGAGAATGCCTTTACGAAGATGCCGACACCACGGCGCGATTCCAGCACGCCCAGCGATTCCAGCGCCTTGATGCCTTCACGCAGCGAATTGCGGCTGACGCCGAGCTGGTTCGCCAGCTCGGATTCAGCCGGAAGCAGCGTGCCCGGCTTCAATCCGTTGTCGCTGACATAGGCGCGCAGGCTTTCCTGCACGGACACATGAAGAAGCGGCGCACGGGCAAGGGGCTTCATGGATTTCAGCGACATGCGATTCCCATTTCGTCTGTAAGGAACATCTCATAAACTTATCCACTTGTAGGATATCCGTCAAATGAATTTGTTCCGGTGGCTCCGGTCGCCGATCGTCATCGGCGCGGTCACCGTGCTTGCGATTATTCTGGATAGCGTCGCGGCCGGCTGTTGCGGATACTTGAAACGCGATGACCGATCGCAAGGCCTTGGCCTTGGGGACCTGCGCTGGACGGCCTGCGAAATTGCGGCAGGCCGTCAAACTCCTGCCACATGCCCTGCATTAATTCGACGCGGCCGCGTATGCCCTGGATCGGAATTGATTTAAGGATCATTATGCTGCAGCTCAAAACGTTGCCGCACCCTTTGCGCGTCTGAGAAGATGTGCTGGCGCCGCAGCAACCGCGTCGATGGAGATCGGATGCCCGCAATCCTGCGAAAAAAAGTTCACGGCGCGTCCACGCGGGGCGAGGTCATCGACGGTGCAGAGGATATCGGCGTCGCCTATCAGGTGTTTTCCGATACGGTGATCGAAGACGTCGTCGTCAAGAACTCGCCACGTGGCTTCAAGTTTCACAATGGCAAGAACCTCGTCGTCAGGGGCTGCGAAACGGAGAATGTCAAGGGCGACGGCATCTATCTGACGAAGACGACGAACGTCCTTCTGGAAAACAACCGCATGGGGCCGGCGCCCGGCGAGGGCGCCGATTGCTGCCAGTTCGCCTATCAAAACAGCGACGACAATATCAGTTCGGACGTCGTCATCCGCGGCAACCTCTTCCTGCAGTCGCCGACGAGCACCTCGAACAAGGGCGCGCTGGTCTGCGATAAAACCCGGAAATATCGGGTCGAATACAACTTCATCGGCGGGAAGAATTTCTCCTTTTCATCGATCGGCGACGATGCCGTGGTGCGCAGCAACGTCATGCGCGACGGCAGGATGAATGACTACTCCTTCGGCTACGGCGTCGGCGACAAGGCAGACCGTGCCGGCCACCACGTCTATGACAATTGGATCGAGAACAACAATCGCGGGATCAGCCTGAGCGGCTTTTCCGACCAGGAGCTGGCATTTCGCAAGGACATGGAAATCCACGACAACGTCATCAGCGAATGCGACATAGCCTTCTTCGCCAATCGCTCGTGGTCCGGCAGCCTCCGGCGCAACATCTTCATGCGATGCCGGCAGGACATCCTTATGAAGGGCAAGGGCGAAGCGACCGCCGGTCGGATTGGCGGCAATTATCACAATGACGGCAGCTTTTTGAACGTCGTGGCGCCGCCGCTTCGCCTCGACCCCGGCGGCAAGGCATCCGTTGCCTCCGGTGAATGGACATCCGAGCCCGACGAGATCGTCATCCAGTGGCGTGACAAGGGGATGGATATTCCCGGCGCCAACCGGCCGTCCATCGCCGTCGAGCCCGGCATGGAATTGTCCTGTGTGCTGTTGGCCCGCAAAGGCCGGAATTGGATGCTGGCGATCGCCGAGGCCTCTTATGACGACTTCACACCGCGCGCATGGCAGGAAAAAATGCTGCCGTGGCAGAAGCGGTATCTCACGATTTGAGTGAAGCCCGCCGGTCCTCACGGCTGGCCGCGGAACCAAAGGCCGGCCTTGCCGTTGGTTGCCATGTCCCATCGTGTCAGGGAGAGAGGACGGTCATGGCGCGCCAGACATTTTGGAAAGGTTATCTCAAGCTCTCGCTCGTCACCGCTTCCGTTTCGCTGACGCCGGCGACGACCGAAAGCAACAAGGTGCGTTTCCACGTCCTCAATCGCCAGACGAAAAACCGCGTCGAAAGCCGCTATGTCGACAGCGTTACTCATAAGCCGGTGGCCGACAGGGATCAGGTCAAGGGCTATCCGCGCGGCGAGGACGACTATGTTCTGCTCGAGGACGAGGAAATCGAGGAGGTCGGGCTCGAAAGCACCCGTACCATCGATATCGACAGTTTCGTCCCCCGCGGCTCGATCGATTGGATCTGGTACGACAAGCCGCATTTCCTGGCACCCGAGGACAAGGTCGGCGTGGAGGCCTTCTGCGTTATCCGTGAGGCGATGAAAGCGAATGACGTCGTCGGCATCGCCCGTCTCGTTCTCTATCGCCGCGAGCGTGCCGTG from Rhizobium lentis carries:
- a CDS encoding Ku protein, giving the protein MARQTFWKGYLKLSLVTASVSLTPATTESNKVRFHVLNRQTKNRVESRYVDSVTHKPVADRDQVKGYPRGEDDYVLLEDEEIEEVGLESTRTIDIDSFVPRGSIDWIWYDKPHFLAPEDKVGVEAFCVIREAMKANDVVGIARLVLYRRERAVLLEPLGKGIVLWTLRYGDEVREPTAEIDDKAEIDSKLLALMKQLVKEETKDWSPTMVQDPIQKRLKSMIRGKQKMKKAAPAKKPPPVKSTGNVINIMDALKKSLAAEGEGKPR
- a CDS encoding ABC transporter substrate-binding protein; this translates as MKRLQRLSSAIALAAMMATTAGPAFTGPAQAATLSGGFDVGPGGFQGNFNPLAATGGFTWLSIYFEPLVAYDEKLEKVVGQLASSYEVSSDQLTYTFKLADAKWHDGKPFTAKDAKFTIELAKNAKTGSVLAARLNAVSSVEAEDDKTLVIKLSAPSASLMDALTKVMMLPEHALSQIPADQLAKNTWWSTSPIGTGPFKFSKYVTDQYVELVANTDYRGGKPALEKIINRYFANPAAAIAALRAGEIQFTYVDSNDLNAFNNNQDFRVIEGNSFVVNYLGFNHDSPIWKDVRVRQAVMHAINRDAIIQSLYGGAAKAANCAYIADQVVPKGIENYVYDPEKAKQLLKEADWDEINGNKPITLLTYYTTPLAANVMAAVQAMLAQVGINVTPRAVDTPTYNSIVLNPTPDVAQFQMVYAGLQNGPDPGSINVGLNEKQIPPAGPNVARVRMPVLTAALDAALGETDAAKRDARYQEVCEVMNKELPWGPLWVAKRYGVASSKLKDFVWTPAPGGGPYQAHPEKWTIAD
- a CDS encoding FadR/GntR family transcriptional regulator, whose product is MSLKSMKPLARAPLLHVSVQESLRAYVSDNGLKPGTLLPAESELANQLGVSRNSLREGIKALESLGVLESRRGVGIFVKAFSFEPLLDNLAYGLGGALRQIEEVIEIRRTLEVGLIGKTLEMIGDDDIAELRATVDRMRVHAERGQSFADEDQLFHTLLFRCQNNETLARLIDVFWLAFYKASDFVNLDNVDPVATWRDHAAIVDAIEARDVAEAQKRLDRHYDGISRVIAANKKSANVGGTQ
- a CDS encoding right-handed parallel beta-helix repeat-containing protein is translated as MPAILRKKVHGASTRGEVIDGAEDIGVAYQVFSDTVIEDVVVKNSPRGFKFHNGKNLVVRGCETENVKGDGIYLTKTTNVLLENNRMGPAPGEGADCCQFAYQNSDDNISSDVVIRGNLFLQSPTSTSNKGALVCDKTRKYRVEYNFIGGKNFSFSSIGDDAVVRSNVMRDGRMNDYSFGYGVGDKADRAGHHVYDNWIENNNRGISLSGFSDQELAFRKDMEIHDNVISECDIAFFANRSWSGSLRRNIFMRCRQDILMKGKGEATAGRIGGNYHNDGSFLNVVAPPLRLDPGGKASVASGEWTSEPDEIVIQWRDKGMDIPGANRPSIAVEPGMELSCVLLARKGRNWMLAIAEASYDDFTPRAWQEKMLPWQKRYLTI